One genomic window of Tatumella citrea includes the following:
- the fimF gene encoding type 1 fimbrial adaptor subunit FimF: MKRYLQLIALTTVITGPLIISSISFAADSTITITGNVQDNTCVLSTGSQNLTVNLMSYSLKQFPEKGASSAVVPFTLDFSACGSSATAVKIGFTGTADTNNTSLLKIDSGDSTDATGLGVEILDSDQNAVPINQTQDDLNWVSLTGGQQNSVNFYARMVSTTSSVTAGTVSASATITLEFE; this comes from the coding sequence ATGAAAAGATATCTACAGCTGATCGCTTTAACTACAGTGATTACAGGCCCTTTAATTATCAGCTCAATAAGTTTTGCTGCTGACAGCACTATTACCATCACCGGCAATGTTCAGGATAACACTTGTGTGTTATCCACGGGCTCACAGAATCTGACAGTTAATCTGATGAGTTATTCGTTAAAGCAATTTCCTGAGAAAGGGGCTTCATCGGCCGTCGTTCCTTTTACACTGGATTTTTCTGCATGCGGGAGTTCGGCGACAGCGGTAAAAATTGGTTTTACCGGAACAGCTGACACAAATAATACCTCGCTTCTGAAAATAGACTCCGGTGATAGTACAGATGCAACGGGCCTTGGCGTAGAAATCCTCGATTCAGATCAAAATGCGGTGCCGATAAACCAAACTCAGGATGATTTGAATTGGGTAAGCCTCACCGGTGGGCAGCAGAATTCAGTCAATTTTTATGCCCGGATGGTGTCAACCACTTCATCTGTAACCGCTGGCACAGTGAGTGCTTCAGCAACTATTACCCTTGAATTTGAGTAA